The genomic stretch ATTGTGCATCAGAGAACTGGTATATAAATATCACTCAGATGACAAAATCTAGTCTCCGTTGTCCGCGAGCCTTACTTGCGAAACGATCGATGACCCTTTGCGTATCGATGGCAATGTCCCTATGGGTGTGCAGCAATGCCAACGCAGTCAAGCGCTCTTCAGCCATCTGTGTCCTCATCCACGATTTTAACCGACGGAGAGTAGAGAAGGACCGTTCGGCACTGGCTACGCTAACAGGGAGAGTGGCCAGTACTTGTAGAAGCGTACGTATTAGAGGGAAGACCTCCCTGTCGCATTTGTCCAGAGCTTCAACAGCAGTACCCGGCACCTCAGTCTGGGTCTTCCACTTTTCGCGCCATAACCTCAGCTCGGCTTGAAGTAGAAGTGGTCCTATTGGCGCGCTATTCCCCATGAACGCAGAATACCGCTCCCCAATAGCAGAAACAGCTTCCTTGTCGACGCCGTCTGTGGCACAGGTGTGAGGGGGCACAAAAAGGAACAGCTCGTATGCTCTTTCCGCCTCGGTTGTAAACCTTGTCTCTAAATCTGACAGCACATTATCCATTAACGGAGTGTACAGTGACATCCTGTAGTAGCTCTCTGTATTGGCCGTAGCGACGTTGCACCTGTGAGTCTGTCTCTTAGCTATACGTGGGGACCGCAACTCTGTTCCCAGTTCTTCTCCCAGGGCACTGGCTTGCTTGTAGAGCTCCGAAAATGCCTCTTCACTTTTCTCTCTGCGGTCGCGGAGAACAGTCATGGTGTCTGCCAACGCGCTCCTAGCCGTGCGAACGTCAAGATATTCCTTCTGAAAGAGACGACTCAGTGGAACAGTGTGCGCGAGTATGTCCGCCAAGCAAACAATTGCTACTAGGAATTCGGAGTCACTGATGGCAGCACGGAGCGTCTTTGCTTTCGCTGCGCTTTGCATCTCTTTCCAGTCAGCAATGGTATCAAGAGCTTTCGACACACTGCCCACGGACTCTCGAAACTGTATAACGCTGTCGTGCCGTTCAACCCACCTCGTCTCACAAAGGCCTTTAAGTTGGCCTCCAAGGGTGCTCTTTAATACCACGTTTCGTTTCGATGACGCCGCAAAGAAGGAAATTACTTCTTTCATAATGCCAACAGCATTTCTGATCGCTTGGACTTTGCAGGACTTGGACAAAGACAGGTTGAGTGCGTGGTTGAAGCACGGGCAGTGCACCGCATTAGGCGCATGTTTCTTGATCTCAGACACAGCGCCACAGATCTCGGACACCATGACGCTGCAGCCGTCGGTAGCTATACCTACGCACTTTTCTGGGTCGAGGCCTAAGGTCTTCAGTGTTGTTACAACCTGTTCCCCGAGTATCTTTCCTGTCAAGACGGGCTCTTCAATGTTGATACCGGTATCAGTATCGCTACTGACACGACGAAGATCGACGAACTGTACAAAGTCCTCTCGAACCACATTCTTGTGAACGTAGCGTAAAATGAGACTAAGCTGCGACATGTGAGCTAGGTCAGTGGTTTCGTCGAACATAACGCTGTACATGCCGGATTCGTGCACACGCCCAGTGACCGTGGCAAGGACTTCCTCTCCACAGCACTGGATGAGTTCATTCTGCGTCGTTTTGCTGATGTATGTGGCCCGGGACGACGTGCTGGCAAGGTGCTTTTGGAGTTCTGTGTCCCCACTGGCGACCCGGAACCGCAAAAGTTCTCGAAAGTTGCCCTCGTTTGACGTTAATGAAGTACCTTGCGAACAGTCTGCAAGCATCCCGTCGTCTCTGTGTCCGCGAAACGGTATTCCTTGGCGCCCTAGAAAGATTATAGAGTCTATGATAGGCAAGAGTCTTTTCCGGTTCTCATCCACTTGATGAAGTCGCTGACAAGATACTTGATTGGCGACGCACGTTTCAGGTGCATCGGCACAGGCAAGAAAGGCTTTTGCGGCTTGAACCGCCTCTTTGTGGTATCTAGTTGCTTCATGCAGAGGGAGGTCACCATCTTTGCCAAGTAGCCTCGCGAATGTTCGGAGAGGTTTTGTAACGAGCTTTTGAAGAGTAACATTCCTTTGGTACCCTCCTACGCTCCCCGT from Ornithodoros turicata isolate Travis chromosome 4, ASM3712646v1, whole genome shotgun sequence encodes the following:
- the LOC135392476 gene encoding 52 kDa repressor of the inhibitor of the protein kinase-like; the protein is MKRASLQKIDSFFSRAPKHALQTSIQDSEEVAAPAISQSGSSTLPTDDSDADANPQIACAMPASAVADGNGSRHERSHSAEHECELSNTMSDSGRNDGSAAAFLLDVGSFVGKHVDDFTKRRLLESHWHPAENYSFPYSVHKKGGKEEKRYVSHSHLSKFNWLVLSKCQSGLYCKYCALFTTGSVGGYQRNVTLQKLVTKPLRTFARLLGKDGDLPLHEATRYHKEAVQAAKAFLACADAPETCVANQVSCQRLHQVDENRKRLLPIIDSIIFLGRQGIPFRGHRDDGMLADCSQGTSLTSNEGNFRELLRFRVASGDTELQKHLASTSSRATYISKTTQNELIQCCGEEVLATVTGRVHESGMYSVMFDETTDLAHMSQLSLILRYVHKNVVREDFVQFVDLRRVSSDTDTGINIEEPVLTGKILGEQVVTTLKTLGLDPEKCVGIATDGCSVMVSEICGAVSEIKKHAPNAVHCPCFNHALNLSLSKSCKVQAIRNAVGIMKEVISFFAASSKRNVVLKSTLGGQLKGLCETRWVERHDSVIQFRESVGSVSKALDTIADWKEMQSAAKAKTLRAAISDSEFLVAIVCLADILAHTVPLSRLFQKEYLDVRTARSALADTMTVLRDRREKSEEAFSELYKQASALGEELGTELRSPRIAKRQTHRCNVATANTESYYRMSLYTPLMDNVLSDLETRFTTEAERAYELFLFVPPHTCATDGVDKEAVSAIGERYSAFMGNSAPIGPLLLQAELRLWREKWKTQTEVPGTAVEALDKCDREVFPLIRTLLQVLATLPVSVASAERSFSTLRRLKSWMRTQMAEERLTALALLHTHRDIAIDTQRVIDRFASKARGQRRLDFVI